CGTGGGTAACGTAGATGACGGTGATTCCGAGCTCACGCTGGATTCTCCTGATTTCCGAACGCATCTCAAGTCTCAACTTGGCGTCAAGGTTGCTCAACGGCTCGTCAAGGAGGAGGACCTTCGGCTCGACAACGAGCGCCCTGGCTATGGCAACACGCTGCTGCTGTCCGCCGGAGAGCTGGGTCGGGTAGCGGTTTTCGAAGCCCTTGAGCTTGACGAGCTCGAGCGCCCACTCGACTTTCCTCTTGATTTCCTCCTTGGGCACTTTCCTAATCTTGAGACCGTAGGCAACGTTGTCAAAGACCGTCATGTGGGGCCAGAGGGCGTAGTTCTGGAAAACCAAAACGGCACCGCGCTGGTAGGAGGGGAGGTAGGTGACCTCCTCGTCGCCGAAGTAGATGTGTCCGCTGTCAGGGTAGTCGAGGCCCGCTATAATTCTCAGCGTCGTGGACTTTCCACACCCGCTCGGGCCGAGCAGGGTAAAGAGTTCCTTGTGCTTTATGTGAAGGTTTATGCCCTTCAGGGCGGTCGTTCCATCGAAGGTTTTCACGATGTTCTCAAGCTTAACGTCAACCATCTCAATCACCACCTCAGGTAAGACCGATGAAGGAGTACCTCTGCTTGGTTATGATGTTGGCTATAACTATGGCCGTTATCTGCACGAGCATGAGGAAGACACCGAGGGCCGCGGCGAGGTTGGCGCTTCCGACTGCACCCATGATGAGCTCCCTCATCTTTGCCGTTATCGGGTACCATGTTGAGTTGATGGAACCGAGGGTGATGCCGACGCTGGTCTCGCTCATACAGTAGACGAAGCTCAGCATCGCTCCACCGAGCAGGTTGAGGGAAATCATCGGCAGAAGTATGCTCGTCAGTGCCTTCCACCTTCCTGCTCCAAGGTTCATTGCGGCCTCTTCAAGTGAAACGTGGACCTGCTGAAGGCCAGCGGAAATCGAACGCGCCGCGAACGGCAGACGCCTGATGGAGTAGGCCAGTATGAGCGCCGCTCCCGGGAAGAAGTACAGCAGGTTGGTGGGGTCAAGGATTGTTCCCTTGAACGGTGGGACCGTCGAGAAGAAGAAGAAATAGCTCATTGCTATGACGATTCCGGGGACGGCTATCGGTATGGTGGCGAGGCTGTCGAGTATCGGGGCAAGCTTGGCCTTCTTGAACCTGCCGGAGGCATAGGAAGCAGTAAGCGAGAGCAGGATGATGATGACTATCGCCACCGTCGAGTAGAGGAGGCTGTTAAGGATAACGCGCTCTATGTCCGGCTGGGTGATTATTGCCTTCATGTTCTCAAGGGTGAAGCCGGTTGGCCAGGTGCCGTACCAGGACTTGGAGAACGCGAGCAGGACGACACCAATCTGCGGGAAGATGGTTATGAGCAGGAGCGGGACGGCGACGAACGCGATGATAAGGGCCTGCCACCACTTGGGCTTGGCAACCCTCGGCTTCCATCTGCCACCCTTGCTGAGCATGGCGTACTGCTTGAGGCCGACGTACCAGCGGACGGCGAGGAACATTATGAGGGCGATGGTGAGCATTATCAAGGCCAAAGCTGCCATCTGCGGGTTGCCGACGGCAAAGCCAGAGACGAAGGAGCTGTAAATCTGGTAGGACATGAGCTTCTTGGCTATGGCACTTCCCTGGAAGACTATCGGCGCGGCGAGGTCTTCAAGGCTGAAGATGCCGACGAGTATTGCTCCCGCCATAATTCCCGGCATCGCGAGGGGAAGCGTGACCGTTCTGAAGAGGTGGAAGCCCCTGCTACCGAGGTTCTCGGCCTGCTCCTCAAGGCTCGGGTCAATGTTGATGAAGCTCGCGTAGGCGTTGAGGTAGACTATCGGGTAGTAGGTTATAGTCTGGGCGATGATGACACCGACGAGACCGTCAATCCATATGGGCTTCGGGAGAAGGTGCAGGTGCTGGTAGAAAATCCAGTTGATGATTCCGTCCGGAAGGAACATCTTCTTGACAACGACGACGTTGACGAACGGAGTAACGAGGAGCGGGATGAAGAGGAGAACGCGCATTATGTTCTTGCCTGGGAACTCATAGCGGGCCATTATGAAGGCGAAGAACGTTCCGAGAAGCGTTGTCAGAATCATGACGCTCACTGAAACGATTATTGAGTTGAGGACGACACCGAAGTCCCAACCGGAGAAGTGATAGACCTCCTGTCCTCCATAAATCGTTGTCTTGACAAGGTATCCGTCAGGATGGAGGTTCACATAGTAGCTCGAACTAAAGATGCTCTTGAACCAGTAGAGCGAGATGTGGCCGTTGTACTCGAAGGCCGTTCCGAGCATGACTATAACTGGAATTACCAGAAACGCTATGAGGTACAGCAGGGGGAACAGGAAGGACGCTATAACAACCGGGTCCGGCAACGGGGTTCCGAAGAGCTTTTCACTCCACTTGCTGACCTTCATTAGTGTTACCTCCTCGCGGTTTTTAAACTACTCGCAACTACCTTAGGATTTGCGGGCTTGTTTTAAAGGTTTCTGAAAAGAGTCTGGAAAGTTCGGGGAGAGAGAATGGCTTTTCTTAACTTTGTCCTGTCAAAATGAAGAAAAGAAAGGTCAGCTACCCTCCATCTTCTTGAGGTCATCCATGACCTTGTTGTACTTAGCCTGGGCGGCGTTCCTCCACTCCTGCATGAGCTGGCTCTGGAAGCCGGCGTCGGTGGCAATCTTGTCGTTTATCTTGGCCGCGTACTCCTCAGTGAAGGTGACCATCTTACCGGTCTCGGGGTCCTTGAACTGAATCGGGGCGGTGAGTTCCTGCTTGAGCTGTTCAAACTGCTCCTTGGTTATCTTTCCGTTCTTGTAGGCGTTGACTATCGCTATCCAGGTCTGGTGGAGGGGACCGTTAACGTCGATGAGGGTGGCCTTGAAGTAGTACTGGAGCGCGTTCACGGTCTTGAGGGCCTCGTTGTCGTTGAACGGTATGCCCTTGCTCGATATTGAGAGCTTGTACGCCTTGAGGAGGGTCGGGCGGGCCTGGGCAAAGGTCTCACCGGCGTACTTGCCGTTGAAGAGAACCTTCGCCTCTTCCTCGGTGATGGTCTTGTTGAAGATGGTCGGGTTAATCGGAAGCCTGTTGATGTCCGGGCTCATCCAGACGGCCTGGCCCTCGGTGAGAACCCAGTAGATAAAGGCCTGGGCCGCCTCGGGGTGCTTGCTGTACTTGAGGAGTGCAATCGGGTCACCGTTGATGATACTCTCACCCTGCGGGATGACGTAGACACAGTTCGGGTTCTGCTTCATGGCAGTGTAACCGTAGAAGTCGATGGTGTTTCCAGCGGCAATCTCGCCGTTGATGACGGCATCTCTAACCGCGTCACTCGCCTCGTAGACCTTGGAGTTGGCTGCGATGAGGGTCATAATCCTCCATCCCTGGTCCCAGCCAAAGGCCTGGAGGATAATCTGGTAAATCCTCGTGTTCGAGGTGCTCCTGGTCGGGTCGGCGATACCGTACATCGGCGGGTCGCGGGCCCAGTCAGCGGTGGCTATGTCCTCCCACTTGTGCGGGAACGGGAGACCCTGCTTCTCAAGAACCTGCTTGTTGACGGTGAAACCGAACGACGAGAGGGCCGCCGCAATCCAGTAGACCTTACCGTTGTCCTCCCTAATCATGGGCATTCCGGCAAGCTCCTTTGGAATCTGCTTGCCGATGAGACCGAGAACCTTCTGGTCGGTTATCGGCGCGAGGTAGCCCATCTTGTACATGTCGTCGAAGAGTGTCGGACCTCCACCCCAGCCGACGTCGGCGCCCTTCTTAATGTACTCGGGCCAGAGGGACTCGGGAACGCCTATGAACTTCAGGTCGGTGATGTGGTACTCCTTGGCTATCTGGCTCTTGAGGAAGAGCTCCTTGACCTTGTACTGGATTGTAGCATCGTGTCTCGTGACAATAACGAGGGTGATTCCACTGGTTCCGGTGCTACCGCTACCACTGCTACTGCTACCGCTAATACATCCACTGGCCACGACGCTAAGGCCCAAAACAAGTATTAGGAAGACTCCGAGCATGCGCCTCATGGCAATCCCCACCCCTTTTTCGGGCTCCCTTTAAAAAGCGTGTTGGTTCAAAGGTATAAAAAAGAGGGAAATCACTTCCTCCTCCTGAGGAGGAGTGGCAGGACGGCGAGTCCGACTATGAAGGCCGGACCGCAGATTCCGCTGCTTCCGCCCGAGCTTGAGGTCGAGGTCGGGGCCTCCTTGGTCATCTCAACGCTCCACTCGAGGATGTTGGTGATGACGGTCGGACCGTCGAGCTTGACGCCGTAGTACTCGCCGGCCCACATGGGCTCGTAGCCTCCAATCGGGGTCTCACCGCTGACGATGATGACGTCCGGCTTCTTGTTGTCTCCAACCTTGACAATCTGGGCGGCGACAATCGGGAACTCGCCGGTCTGGCCAGCCTGGTAGGCGTTGGCAGCGGGCGCGTTGTTCTCAGTGATGTCCGAGCTCGAGTTGGAGTGGACTATAACGTAGGCCTCGTCGGGCTTGCTGTTGGGGGTAAGCGGGTGCCAGTTTCCGCTTCCGTCCTTGCCGTCGACCCAGGCAACGACACCCGGACCGTGGGCGAGAACCTTACCGCCGTACTTGAGGTTCTGGACGAGGATGTCCCTCTTCGGGGTGTCCTTCCACGGGTCGTCGTAGGCGATGACACGGTAGGACTTTCCACCGGCGTTGCTGACGGCGTCCTCGACTGAGGCGAGGTCAACGCGGAGGTTGGTTATGTTGAGCTGGTCAAGGAGGCTGTCAACGAACTGCTGGGTCTTGGCACCGTTTCCGTAGTCGGAGTCACCGGCAACCCAGAGAACCTTACCGCCTTCCTCAAGCCACTGCCTTATGGCCTTAATCTCGTCCGGGAGAAGCGGGCTGGTCGGCTGGCCGAGGATGAGAATGGTAACGTTGTTGCTCTTGAGCGCATCGTAGGTGATTTTGTCACCGAGCCTCTTGATTCCAAGGTCCGCCTCGTACTTGGGGTCACCGAAGTAAACGAAGGTGTACTGCGTCAGGGTCTTGAGCATTCCCGGGGTCAGAACCTTGCCCTTGTAGGTAACGTCGTCGAGTCCCTTGGGGTTCTCGCCGTGGGCGAGGTCCACTGCTATGACAACCTTGCCGGTGTCAGCGGCGCTGACCATTGGGCTGGCAACCACCCCAAAAACCGACAGCAGAACAACTGCCGCCAACAGTACTGCAACCTTCTTCATGGTATCACCGTCCCCTTTAGCGATGATTCGGTTATAAATCTTATCGCCCGAAAGTTTAACGGGCCAGAAAAACTTCCGCAAAGCCCTTAAAGTCTTCCACCGTTTCAGGCTCAGGTGGTAGTGATGGACGTTGAAGAGAGGATTCAGCTCATAAAGCGCAAGCCGACGGAGGAACTCCTCACCGAGGAGAACCTCAGGCACCTCTTCGAGGTTGGAATCCCGATGCAACACTACATCGGCTTCGAAATCAGCGGTTACATTCACCTCGGAACCGGACTCATGGCCGGAGCGAAGATAGCTGACCTTCAGAAGGCCGGGATAAAGACGAGGATTTTCCTTGCTGACTGGCACAGCTGGATAAACGACAAGCTCGGTGGCGATTTGGAGACCATACAGAAGGTGGCTTTGGGTTACTTCAAGGAGGGAATGAAGCAGAGCATCAAGGTGATGGGCGGAGACCCCGACAAGGTCGAGTTCGTTCTGGCCAGCGAGATACTGGAGAAAGGTGATTACTGGCAGACTGTAATAGACATCTCCAAGAACGTCACCCTCGCGAGAATGATGCGCTCGATAACGATAATGGGGCGTCAGATGGGAGAGGCGATAGACTTCGCCAAGCTGATTTACCCGGCGATGCAAGTTGCTGACATCTTCTACCAGGGCGTTACCATCGCCCACGCGGGAATGGACCAGAGGAAGGCCCACGTCATAGCGATTGAAGTTGCCCAGAAGCTCCGCTATCACGCCCTCGAATGGAACGGCGAGAAGCTCAAGCCCGTTGCTTTACACCACCACCTCCTCCTTGGCCTGCAGGAACCGCCGGTCTGGCCGATTGAGAGCGAGGAGCAGTTCAAAGAGCTCAAGACCCAGATGAAGATGAGCAAGAGCAAGCCCTACTCCGCTGTATTTATCCACGACAGCCCCGAGGAGATTAAGCAAAAGCTCAGGAAGGCCTTCTGCCCGGCGAGAGAAGTTAAGTACAACCCCGTCCTCGACTGGGCGGAGTACATAATCTTCCGCGAGGAGCCGACGGAGTTCACCATACACCGCCCGGCCAAGTTCGGTGGCGACGTCACATACACCACCTTCGAGGAGCTCAAGAGGGACTTCGCGGAAGGAAAGCTCCACCCGCTCGACCTCAAGAACGCGGTAGCGGAATACCTCATCGAGCTCCTCAAGCCGGTTCGCGAGTACTTCGAGAAGCACCCGGAGCCCCTTGAGCTCATGAGGCAGGTCAAGATTACCCGCTGATTTTCCTTTCCCTTTGCCGGTGATAAAATGCCAGGGATTGACGAAAAGGACAGGGAAATTCTAAGAATCCTTCGCTCAAACGGCAGGATTACCCTAACCGAGCTCGGAAAAAGGGTTAACCTCTCTCCCGCGAGCGTGAAGAGCAGACTTGAGAAGCTCGAAAGGCTCGGGGCGGTTAAGGGCTACTCAGCGGTGATTGACCCTGCTTTCCTCGGGAACTTCGTGAGGGCTTTGGTGTTCCTGCACTTCGAGCGCTTCGACGAGGGGCTCGGCCCCATGATAGGGGACATAGCGAAGCTCGACAACGTGGAGTTCCTGTACATAAAAACCGGTGACTCACAGGTGCTCATCAAGGCCACGTTCCGAGACACCGCGGAACTGGAAGAGTTCCTGAAGAGCCTGAAGCGGAAGTTCGGCAGGAACCTGAAGTTCATCGAGGCGAACCTCGTCGTCGAGGAGCTTAAAAACTGTTGGCTCGCCGATGAGGACGCCTCCCGACGCTGAGCCGTGATGAGTGGACGGCTGACCGAGGCGGTGAAGATGCTCTTCGTAATCAGACCCGGAAGGAAGAAGAACGAGCTTGAGGCCTTCTTTATCGAGAACGAGCCGGAAAAGCTTAGCGAGATGAAGAACCTGAAGGCCGAGCGGATATTCCGCCTCATAATGCGAGAGGGAAGGCTCTTCAAGGTTCTGGAGGGGAGCAACTATCGCAACCCGAAGGAGATTGAGAAGCTTTTAAGGCAGGCGAGAATCGTCCTCGTCAACGCGGACGAGTGGGAGGACTACTTTAAGAGGAGGCTCCAGAACAAGCGCGTTGAGAAGGCCGAGCTGTGCCGTCTCTGCCTCCTCGAGGGCAGGATAACCGTCCTGACGCCCGGCAACAGGATAAAGTACCGCAACGAGTACATCTGCGAGCGCTGTGCCGAGGACGAGCTGAAGAGGGAGCTCAGGTTTAGATTCAACAGCATAGCGATGTTCGAGCAGGCAAAGAAGCTCCTCGACAGGTTTAGGGACCTTGATAAAGTGCTCTACGCCTTTGACCCGCGCTTCGACCCGACTAAGCACCCGGAAGTTACCAAGTGGGACGAGCTGAAGGCCAAGCACGTCAAGGTCGAGAAGGTCAAGGTTGATGAGCTCCCGCTTCCGGAGAGGTTTAAGGAAGTTCTGAAGGCCGAGGGCGTGAAGGAGCTCCTCCCGGTTCAGAGCCTGGCCGTCAAGAACGGCCTCCTCGAAGGCGAGAATTTACTCGTTGTTTCCGCGACTGCGAGCGGTAAAACGCTAATCGGTGAGCTGGCCGGAGTCCCCAAGGCGATGGAGGGCAAAAAACTCCTCTTTTTGGTTCCGCTCGTTGCCTTGGCAAACCAGAAGTACGAGGACTTCAGGAGGAGGTATTCGAAGCTCGGGCTGAGGGTTGCCATTCGCGTTGGAATGAGCCGTATAAAGACCCGGGACGAGCTGGTCGTTGTCGATACCGGGATTGACGCTGACATCATAGTGGGAACCTACGAGGGAATAGACTACCTCCTCAGGGCGGGAAGGAAGATAGGCAACGTCGGGACGATTGTGATAGACGAGATACACACGCTCGACGACGAGGAGCGCGGGCCGAGACTCGATGGACTAATCGCAAGGCTGAGGAGACTTTATCCAAAGGCCCAGTTCATAGGCCTCTCCGCAACCGTCGGGAATCCTGAGGAGTTGGCTAAAGAGCTCGGCCTCAAGCTGGTGCTCTACGACGAGAGGCCGGTTGACTTGGAGAGGCACATCATAATAGCGCGCAACGAGTCCGAGAAGTGGCGCCACATAGCCAACCTCTGCAGGGCCGAGGCGATGAGAAAATCCAAGCAGGGCTACAAGGGTCAGACGATAGTCTTCACCTTCTCAAGAAAGCGCACGCACGAGCTTTCGGCATATTTAACGAGCAAGGGCCTCCGCGCGAAACCCTACCACTCCGGTCTGCCATACAAGCAGAGGAAGCTCACCGAGATGGAGTTTCTGGCTCAAAGGCTCGACGTCGTCGTCACGACCGCCGCGTTGGGAGCAGGCGTGGACTTTCCAGCGAGCCAGGTCATTTTCGAGAGCCTCGCGATGGGCAACAAGTGGCTCACCGTCAGGGAGTTCCACCAGATGCTTGGAAGGGCCGGAAGGCCCCTCTACCACGAGAAGGGCAAGGTCTACCTCGTAGTCGAGCCCGGGAGAAAATATTCGGCCCAGATGGAGGGAACCGAGGAAGAAATAGCCTTCAAGCTCCTGACGGCCCCGATAGAGCCGGTTCAGGTTGAGTGGAGCGACGAGCTTGAGCAGGACAACGTTCTCGCTCATTCCTGCGTTTTCAACAGACTTGACGTCATCGAAGAGGTCCAGGAGCGTTGTTTGGGGGCCAACCAGAGCGCCGAGAAGGTTTTAGAAAAGCTGGAGGAGTTCGAGCTCGTAAGGCTCAAAAAGCCCCTCGTCGAGGTTACTCCTTACGGAAGGGCCGTGAGTATGAGCTTTTTACTGCCAAAGGAGGCCGAGTTTATCCGGAAGAACCTTCGGGAGAAGCCCGCTCGCTGGATTGCGCTCAAGCTTCACCCCTTCGAGAACCTGTATCTAAGCGGAACGCTCCAGCGGGAGCTTGAGGGGGCCGTGAGAGGCAGGATAAGCGCCAACGTCTTCTCGCCGAGCTTCGCTTCTATTCTGGAGGAGCTTGACAAGGTGATTCCCGAGCTCAGCCCCAACTCCGCGGAAAGGCTGTTCACGATTTACCAGGAGTTCTTCATGTGCGGTGAAGAGGACTGCACCGAGTACGCGATGGAACGGGTTGGAAACCTCATAATCGAGCTCCGCAGGAGCGGGAAGCACCCGAGTCAGATAGCGGAGCACTTCAGGAAGGTCTACGGTCTAATCGTTTACCCGGGCGACGTCTTCACGTGGCTCGACGGCATCGTCAGAAAGCTTGAAGCGGTGGAGAGAATCGCGAGGGTCTTCCGCGTGAGGAAGGCCGAGGAGGAAGCAAAGCTCCTCAGAAGGGAAATAGAGGAGGGGAGAACCCTCAGCTGAGCCCGAGCTTTCCCTTTATCTTCTCCTTGAGGCCGACCTTGAAGGAGCTTATAATCGGAACCATCCGCTCCACTGCGTCGTGTATCTCCGATGCAACCTTCTCAAGGTTCCGTATCAGGTTCTCCTGTTCCTCCATCGTTGACGTCACTTCCTCCGTTGAGGCCGTCGTCTCCTCTGAACTGGCCGCGAGGTTCTCCATCGCGCGGAGGGCCTTCTCTACCTCCTCTCTCGTCCGGAGTATGCTCTCCTTGACCTCCTCCATCTTTGGAGTGACCTCCTCTATGAGAGTTGCTATGTTGCCGAGGTACTCAACGGTTTCCTCAAGCCCCTTTGAGCTCTCTCCCACCACAGAGACGCTCTGGTCCGTGAGCCGTGAGGCCTCATCGATGCGTTCGGTTATCTGGACGATTATGTTCCTTATGTTGTCGGCGGCCTGCTTGCTCTCCTCCGCGAGGTCCCTTATCTCCTGGGCAACCACCGCGAAGCCCCTTCCGGCTTCTCCCGCCCTCGCCGCCTCAATAGCCGCGTTCAACGCGAGCAAATTCGTCTGCTCCGCGATACTCGTTATGACGTCGGTTATGCTGACGATGTTCTTGCTCATCTCCTTGATGTTGTCAACCGCCTCTTTGACGAGCTCTATGGTGCGCTGGATTCCCGCTATCTGGCTGGCCGAGGCCCTGCTCCTCTCGCGTCCCTCGTTCGCTATCTCCACCACTTCCCTCATCGAGACCTCGAACTCCTCCATGGCCTTAACGCTCTCCCCGCTGATTTCCTCAACGTAGCGCATTCCCTCGGTTATCTCGTTGATGTTCTCCTGCTGTCTCTGCGCCTCGACCGCTATCTGCCGTATCGCCTCGGTCCCCTGGGCGACGAGGTTAACGCCCTCGCGGGACATCTCAAGTAGTCTCTGGGAACTGTCCTCGAGCCTCTCCGTTGTCTCCTTCAGCGTGCCGAGCATCTCAATGAGCCTCTTCCTGAATGTCTCAAGGGCCTGGTGGAGCTTCGCGAACTCTCCTTTGCCCTCAGGCAGGCTAACGGACAGGTTTCCCTTGGATAGCTCCGTGATGTAGCTTATCAGGATGTCAAGCTCGCGCTGGAGCTCATCGCGCTTTCTCTCGCTCTCCTCGTGGACGCCGACGAACTCCGACGTAATGTTTCCAAGGTAGCGGAGGAGGAGAACCGCGATAACGACGCTGAGAACGAGCATAACTATGAGATAGTACTCAAGGTAGGTCATTTTCCTGCCAAAGGTCTCGCTGTAAAGGCCCACAGCGGTGTTCATCTCCGCCAGGAGCTGGTCGTTGTGGGTTATGATGTAGTTAAGCGCCTTCTTGAACTCAGGACTGTTGGGGTCGTCCTTGGCGACGATTTTGACGCTCTCGTAGAACGGTTCCCAGAGCTTCTCAACCTTTTCAAGCTGGTCGCGGACTTCGGGAGGTGCCGGCGGTACGTTCCACTCCTTGTCGTGAATGGGGGCCTTTCCACCGTAGAGGAGGGCCTTGAGGCATGTGTCAAAGAGCTCCGCTGTCGAGAGGAGGTCATCGCGGTAGGAGTCGTTTCCGAGGGCAACAATGAGGGCTTCCTTGGACATCTTCTGCGTGAGCATCCTCTGCCTGCCCGCGATGTCAATGACGATTCCGTCCGCCTTTGCCTTGCTCGCGTAGAGGAACACCCCCGCAACGGACACGACGTTGAGGATGAGCATCACTATAATCCCCAGTCGAACAATCCGCTCCATTCTCATGAGCGTTCCCCAAAATTGTTACCTTTGGGAACTTAATTGGGTTTTGTGTAGGTGCAGATGTAGAAACAAAAGGAAAATCAAACCTGGAGAACCATCTGGGCCGGGTCACGGATTGCAGGCCCGAGACCGAGTATGTAAACCGCAAGATACCAGAACCGCCGTTCCTCCTCGTCCTGAACGAGCTCCTGGAGGGCGTAGTAAACGACGGCGAGGATTAGGGTTATCCAGGGGTAGTAGATGTAAGCCCCGAACCAGCTGACGAGGTGGCTCTCAATCCAGTGAACCTCGTGGTAGCCGTAGAAGTGAATTCCAACGACGGTCGATGCAACGTCGAAGTAGTGGGCCAGAACGGGGTAGAGGTAGAGCCTGTCGAAGGGCCTCCACCGGTAGAAGGCAAGAACCACGGCCCAGCTGACCGCAGTGTGGAGAAGCGTGAGCTCATAGGGACGCCAGTCCTTGGCGTGGGTAACGAGAAGGTAGTTCGCCCAGAGGGCCAGAATCGTTCCCCAGGCTATCGTTATCTTGGGATAGGTCTTGAGCTTTGCGTCGGCAACTATGGCTGGCAGGATGAGGACGAAGGCCGTGAAAAAGATTCCCGGGGTTAATATCAGCGGGTTCTCCGGAAGGACACCGCCGTCGACCAGGGCCCTGACCGTTGCTCCAAAGACAACCATCGGCGTTACCGCCCAGAACAGCCTCTCGTCAACCTTGATTTTCAGGGGCTTTATTATGTAGCGGTATGAGTATATGACGCCAAAGCCGAAGAGCAGTGCGTAGACGAGTGTGTTGATGGCGTTGTAGCCACTCCTTGTGAACATGGGCTCCCAGAAGTAGTTGTAGAAGAAGTTCCACAGTGCACTCTCGATGCCCATTTTAACCACCGGCTCCCGTTGGAGTCGGACCTTATAGGCCTTTTGGGACAACTTACTTAAAGTAGAACGTTGTAGGTTCAATGAGGTGATAGCATGTACGGTCATCCAATGGAGCCCGCACTCACGGGTCTTGGAACCCTTGCCCTCTTCGGGTTCCTCTTCGCACTCTTTATAGCTGGACTAATCCTGGCATTCAGCGCGAAGCTCGTCGGCATAAGGGACGCGTCCATAGTCGGCGCAATGGTCGCGATAGTCGGAGGAGGAATCCTCGGCGCGATAGTGGGAGGAATAGTGGCTCTGGTGTTCTCAATCGCGGGCCCGATGGGAGTAGCGCTTGGCTGGCTCGCCTTCATGATTACGTACATCTGGGTCATCAAAGTGGTGTTCCACACCGACTGGCTCAGGGCGTTCCTGGCGTGGCTGATAGCGATAGTGGTGGAGATACTCATAGCCGGGATACTCAGCATCGCGGGGATAGCCACCCTTGGAATGCTCCATCCCTGAGTGGAAAAAGATAAATAGAACCTCCGCGAAGGATGAGCGATGCCGGGCTTTTTCCAGCCAGTTGAGGAAATCAGCGGGGTAAAACCCTTTGAAGGATTCCCGGTTGAATTCAGCCGGGGTTCACTGTCGGCCCTCGTTTCGACGGACGAGTTAGCCGGCTCGCTGTTCGTCCACACCCTCCTCAGCGAGGCCCTCAAAGCTGGAAAAGCCTACCACGTCGGGCCGAAGAGGGTCTTTTCCCCATCAATCCTGAGGACACTCGAAGTTGAGCCCTCAAACCTTCTATCGGCCAGCGTTTACAGCGCCGATGAGCTCGTCCAAGCCCTCGATTACGTTGAAGACGACTCAACGGTCCTCGTTTCACAGTTCCCCACGCTAAAAGGTGTCTCCAGGG
The Thermococcus sp. 21S9 DNA segment above includes these coding regions:
- a CDS encoding CGP-CTERM sorting domain-containing protein, with amino-acid sequence MKKVAVLLAAVVLLSVFGVVASPMVSAADTGKVVIAVDLAHGENPKGLDDVTYKGKVLTPGMLKTLTQYTFVYFGDPKYEADLGIKRLGDKITYDALKSNNVTILILGQPTSPLLPDEIKAIRQWLEEGGKVLWVAGDSDYGNGAKTQQFVDSLLDQLNITNLRVDLASVEDAVSNAGGKSYRVIAYDDPWKDTPKRDILVQNLKYGGKVLAHGPGVVAWVDGKDGSGNWHPLTPNSKPDEAYVIVHSNSSSDITENNAPAANAYQAGQTGEFPIVAAQIVKVGDNKKPDVIIVSGETPIGGYEPMWAGEYYGVKLDGPTVITNILEWSVEMTKEAPTSTSSSGGSSGICGPAFIVGLAVLPLLLRRRK
- a CDS encoding Lrp/AsnC family transcriptional regulator, whose translation is MPGIDEKDREILRILRSNGRITLTELGKRVNLSPASVKSRLEKLERLGAVKGYSAVIDPAFLGNFVRALVFLHFERFDEGLGPMIGDIAKLDNVEFLYIKTGDSQVLIKATFRDTAELEEFLKSLKRKFGRNLKFIEANLVVEELKNCWLADEDASRR
- a CDS encoding ABC transporter ATP-binding protein, coding for MVDVKLENIVKTFDGTTALKGINLHIKHKELFTLLGPSGCGKSTTLRIIAGLDYPDSGHIYFGDEEVTYLPSYQRGAVLVFQNYALWPHMTVFDNVAYGLKIRKVPKEEIKRKVEWALELVKLKGFENRYPTQLSGGQQQRVAIARALVVEPKVLLLDEPLSNLDAKLRLEMRSEIRRIQRELGITVIYVTHDQEEAMAISDRIAVMNVGTVEQVGTPRDIYERPRTEFVASFMGKTNVIPAKVVERNGDKVTVEFESFRLDGLHYTEKSDNVVLVIRPERIKFRPGENTVSLEGTVDLIEYYGFFTEVVGLFGETRIIARAISDKEIANLRPTQPVTFYVDRDDIIVLPKQNL
- a CDS encoding iron ABC transporter permease is translated as MKVSKWSEKLFGTPLPDPVVIASFLFPLLYLIAFLVIPVIVMLGTAFEYNGHISLYWFKSIFSSSYYVNLHPDGYLVKTTIYGGQEVYHFSGWDFGVVLNSIIVSVSVMILTTLLGTFFAFIMARYEFPGKNIMRVLLFIPLLVTPFVNVVVVKKMFLPDGIINWIFYQHLHLLPKPIWIDGLVGVIIAQTITYYPIVYLNAYASFINIDPSLEEQAENLGSRGFHLFRTVTLPLAMPGIMAGAILVGIFSLEDLAAPIVFQGSAIAKKLMSYQIYSSFVSGFAVGNPQMAALALIMLTIALIMFLAVRWYVGLKQYAMLSKGGRWKPRVAKPKWWQALIIAFVAVPLLLITIFPQIGVVLLAFSKSWYGTWPTGFTLENMKAIITQPDIERVILNSLLYSTVAIVIIILLSLTASYASGRFKKAKLAPILDSLATIPIAVPGIVIAMSYFFFFSTVPPFKGTILDPTNLLYFFPGAALILAYSIRRLPFAARSISAGLQQVHVSLEEAAMNLGAGRWKALTSILLPMISLNLLGGAMLSFVYCMSETSVGITLGSINSTWYPITAKMRELIMGAVGSANLAAALGVFLMLVQITAIVIANIITKQRYSFIGLT
- a CDS encoding ABC transporter substrate-binding protein; the protein is MRRMLGVFLILVLGLSVVASGCISGSSSSGSGSTGTSGITLVIVTRHDATIQYKVKELFLKSQIAKEYHITDLKFIGVPESLWPEYIKKGADVGWGGGPTLFDDMYKMGYLAPITDQKVLGLIGKQIPKELAGMPMIREDNGKVYWIAAALSSFGFTVNKQVLEKQGLPFPHKWEDIATADWARDPPMYGIADPTRSTSNTRIYQIILQAFGWDQGWRIMTLIAANSKVYEASDAVRDAVINGEIAAGNTIDFYGYTAMKQNPNCVYVIPQGESIINGDPIALLKYSKHPEAAQAFIYWVLTEGQAVWMSPDINRLPINPTIFNKTITEEEAKVLFNGKYAGETFAQARPTLLKAYKLSISSKGIPFNDNEALKTVNALQYYFKATLIDVNGPLHQTWIAIVNAYKNGKITKEQFEQLKQELTAPIQFKDPETGKMVTFTEEYAAKINDKIATDAGFQSQLMQEWRNAAQAKYNKVMDDLKKMEGS
- a CDS encoding tyrosine--tRNA ligase; the encoded protein is MDVEERIQLIKRKPTEELLTEENLRHLFEVGIPMQHYIGFEISGYIHLGTGLMAGAKIADLQKAGIKTRIFLADWHSWINDKLGGDLETIQKVALGYFKEGMKQSIKVMGGDPDKVEFVLASEILEKGDYWQTVIDISKNVTLARMMRSITIMGRQMGEAIDFAKLIYPAMQVADIFYQGVTIAHAGMDQRKAHVIAIEVAQKLRYHALEWNGEKLKPVALHHHLLLGLQEPPVWPIESEEQFKELKTQMKMSKSKPYSAVFIHDSPEEIKQKLRKAFCPAREVKYNPVLDWAEYIIFREEPTEFTIHRPAKFGGDVTYTTFEELKRDFAEGKLHPLDLKNAVAEYLIELLKPVREYFEKHPEPLELMRQVKITR